A genomic window from Fibrobacterota bacterium includes:
- a CDS encoding sigma-54-dependent Fis family transcriptional regulator, with the protein MAQNPILYSPGSPFAQLLQHLRSVARLDSTVLLLGESGTGKEVCARHLHDSSQRRSGPFVALNCAAIPPSLLESELFGHEKGAFTGAHIQRLGRFEQASGGTLFLDEVGELSMTAQASILRVLQERKICRVGSGEEIPVDFRLVAATNRDLWAMSQDGTFRQDLYFRLHVVSLRVPPLRERLDDIPYLAKGLLTLVCSRLREPSPRLDPAGLQEMLRYDWPGNVRELENMIERFVALHPMGIGLKDLVEEGRHRRSRPLSDPLAREKQELSELLQRHGGHRSRAADELGISRRALTYRLQRVGLTRLRNK; encoded by the coding sequence GTGGCCCAGAATCCAATCCTGTACTCCCCGGGCAGTCCGTTCGCCCAGCTGCTCCAGCACCTGCGTTCGGTGGCGCGACTGGATTCCACCGTGCTTTTGCTGGGTGAATCCGGCACCGGCAAGGAAGTGTGCGCACGGCACCTCCATGACTCCAGCCAACGCAGGTCGGGCCCTTTTGTCGCGCTCAATTGCGCCGCCATTCCGCCGTCCCTTTTGGAAAGCGAGCTGTTCGGCCACGAGAAAGGCGCGTTCACAGGAGCCCACATCCAACGCCTAGGTCGGTTCGAGCAAGCCAGCGGAGGCACTCTGTTCCTCGACGAGGTCGGCGAACTGTCCATGACAGCGCAGGCATCGATCCTCCGTGTGCTCCAAGAGCGCAAGATCTGTCGCGTGGGCAGCGGCGAAGAAATTCCCGTGGACTTCCGACTGGTGGCGGCGACCAACCGCGACTTGTGGGCCATGTCCCAGGACGGCACCTTCCGTCAGGATCTGTATTTCCGACTTCACGTGGTTTCTCTACGGGTTCCACCGCTGCGGGAACGTCTGGACGACATTCCCTACCTGGCCAAGGGGTTGCTGACCTTGGTGTGTTCGCGGCTGCGAGAGCCATCCCCAAGGCTGGATCCGGCTGGCCTCCAGGAGATGCTCCGCTACGATTGGCCTGGCAATGTCCGCGAGCTGGAGAACATGATCGAACGGTTCGTGGCGCTCCACCCCATGGGCATCGGGTTGAAGGATCTCGTGGAAGAGGGACGGCACCGCCGATCCCGACCTCTATCCGACCCGCTGGCCCGGGAGAAACAGGAATTGTCGGAGCTTTTGCAACGCCACGGCGGCCACCGGTCGCGGGCAGCCGATGAACTGGGAATCTCGCGACGCGCCCTCACCTACCGATTGCAGCGGGTTGGGTTGACGCGCCTCCGCAACAAGTAG